CAGCGGCGGCGGCACGGCGAGCGGCGCGGGCTTCGCCCCGTACGTCGACACCTCGCTCTACCCGGCCTTCGACCTGCTGGACACCGCCACCAAGACCGGCGTGAAGCAGTTCAACCTCGCCTTCATCACCTCCGGCGGCAGCTGCGCCCCGCTGTGGGGCGGGGTCACCGGCCTCGGCGACGACCACGTCGCATCCCAGATCGGCGCCCTGCGCGCGGCCGGCGGCGACGTCCGGGTCTCCTTCGGCGGCGCCTCCGGCTCCGAACTGGCACTGAACTGCACCTCGGCCGCCGACCTGGCCGCGGCCTACGGCAAGGTCGTCGACACCTACAAGCTGACCAAGGTCGACTTCGACATCGAGGGCGGGGCGCTGCCCGACACGGCGGCCAACTCCCGCCGCTCCCAGGCCATTGCCCAGCTCCAGAAGTCCCACCCCGGCCTCGACGTCTCCTTCACCCTGCCGGTGATGCCCGAGGGCCTGACCCAGCCCGGCGTGGACCTGATCGCCGACGCGAAGAAGAACGGCGTGGACGTCGGGGCGGTCAACGTCATGGCGATGGACTACGGCGCCTCGTACAGCGGCGACATGGGCACGTACGCCATCCAGGCAGCGACGGCCACCCAGGCCCAGATCAAGGGCGTGCTGGGGCTCTCCGACGCGGATGCGTGGAAGGCCGTCGCCGTCACCCCGATGATCGGTGTGAACGACGTCAGCACCGAGATCTTCAAGGTCGAGGACGCCACCCAGCTGGTGACCTTCGCCAAGGAGAAGGGCCTCGCCTGGCTCGCGATGTGGTCGGGCACCCGGGACAAGGAGTGCGCCGGCGGGGCCAAGCCGTCCGCGGACGCCTCGTGCAGCTCCCTCGCGCAGGAGCCGCTCGCCTTCACGAAGGCGTTCGGCGCGTACAAGTAGTCACCCCAGTAGCCACCTTCCCCCGCCCGCGCATCCCGGCCGGCCCCCACACTCCCCCCACCCGGCCGGGGTGCGCGCCCCTC
This genomic interval from Streptomyces sp. NBC_00464 contains the following:
- a CDS encoding glycoside hydrolase family 18 protein, translating into MGTSTHRRTASTRTKAIGAVVAAAVIGGTVFALTGTAQAAAVGAAYTRTSGWTGGYTGQYVVTNDTDTAKSGWTLEFDLPAGTRLSSLWNGEHTVSGSHVTVKPASWDKELAAGKSVTIGFVTSSDGTAADPTGCLIDDATCSVDTGATPEPSGRPTETATPTPTASATPTASATPTEQPTATATATPTPTPTETDSGGGTASGAGFAPYVDTSLYPAFDLLDTATKTGVKQFNLAFITSGGSCAPLWGGVTGLGDDHVASQIGALRAAGGDVRVSFGGASGSELALNCTSAADLAAAYGKVVDTYKLTKVDFDIEGGALPDTAANSRRSQAIAQLQKSHPGLDVSFTLPVMPEGLTQPGVDLIADAKKNGVDVGAVNVMAMDYGASYSGDMGTYAIQAATATQAQIKGVLGLSDADAWKAVAVTPMIGVNDVSTEIFKVEDATQLVTFAKEKGLAWLAMWSGTRDKECAGGAKPSADASCSSLAQEPLAFTKAFGAYK